Proteins encoded together in one Onychomys torridus chromosome 1, mOncTor1.1, whole genome shotgun sequence window:
- the Ccdc86 gene encoding coiled-coil domain-containing protein 86, whose protein sequence is MDTPLRRSRRLEGLRPLSVETLPDPAVSRVRRVLVEFESNPEETSEPNSPGVQPLDLAPPQPEPETTPGSPCLKQDAGFGSPKRQPGPDPGSLQPLQDLGLVSPAGQTESSPESPQREESSKCSATPGELDSEVAQAKEELVPVSPEPCPGQQAPGPEPSQPVQELTAQAPSSQERPQESSRPPPAGRTVTGDLNIKKRVITSPQAPAPKKLKEKEELPVIPKGKPKSGRVWKDRSKKRFSQMVQDKPLRTSWQRKMKERQERKLAKDFARHLEEEKQRRRQEKKERRAENLRRRLENERKAEIVQVIRNPAKLKKAKKKQLRSIEKRDTLALLQKQPPQRPVANV, encoded by the exons ATGGATACGCCGCTGAGGCGCAGCCGGCGACTTGAAGGCCTGAGACCTCTGTCCGTAGAGACCCTTCCTGACCCCGCAGTTTCTCGGGTAAGACGGGTCCTTGTAGAGTTCGAGTCGAACCCAGAAGAAACAAGCGAGCCCAACTCTCCCGGAGTGCAGCCTCTGGACCTGGCGCCTCCCCAGCCTGAGCCGGAGACAACCCCGGGATCACCCTGTCTGAAACAGGATGCAGGCTTTGGGTCCCCCAAAAGGCAGCCAGGGCCCGACCCCGGGTCCCTCCAACCTCTGCAAGATCTGGGCCTGGTGTCACCTGCAGGGCAGACAGAGTCGAGTCCGGAATCCCCACAACGAGAGGAGTCATCCAAATGCTCTGCCACACCGGGAGAACTGGACTCAGAGGTGGCCCAAGCTAAGGAGGAGCTGGTCCCAGTATCCCCAGAGCCCTGCCCGGGCCAGCAAGCACCGGGTCCCGAGCCCTCTCAGCCAGTACAGGAGCTGACAGCCCAGGCACCCAGCTCCCAAGAGCGCCCGCAGGAGTCAAGCAGGCCACCTCCGGCTGGCCGGACGGTGACAGGGGACCTCAACATAAAGAAGCGAGTTATAACTTCTCCCCAGGCTCCGGCGCCCAAGAAattgaaggagaaggaggagcttCCTGTAATCCCGAAGGGGAAGCCCAAATCCGGGCGAGTGTGGAAAGACCGCTCCAAGAAGAG GTTCTCCCAGATGGTTCAGGACAAACCCCTGCGTACCTCCTGGCAGCGGAAAATGAAGGAGCGACAGGAGAGGAAGCTGGCCAAGGACTTCGCCCGGCACCTagaagaggagaaacagaggCGCCGGCAG GAGAAGAAAGAGCGCCGGGCTGAGAACCTGAGACGCCGCctagagaatgaaagaaaggctgAGATTGTCCAAGTG ATCCGAAACCCTGCCAAGCTCAAGAAGGCGAAGAAGAAGCAGCTGCGCTCCATTGAGAAGAGAGACACCCTGGCCTTGCTCCAGAAGCAGCCACCCCAGAGGCCTGTAGCCAATGTCTGA